A genome region from Triticum aestivum cultivar Chinese Spring chromosome 2B, IWGSC CS RefSeq v2.1, whole genome shotgun sequence includes the following:
- the LOC123044719 gene encoding protein MAIN-LIKE 1 isoform X1, whose translation MSFSPRGPRLLHSSLSRLRLRLRPNPREGERRCPNSLRRRRQAARHLPPLAGEQDKMNPTAHDQTTQQQKPNGRRAVGSSQTWTRYGVLLPSQQTRKLKEWILTDEQQQVVNASGLGHLALTTGFTIDRSLLTAFCERWNNETNTAHFMGFEMAPSLRDVSYILGIPVTGHVVTAEPIGDEAVNRMCLHYLGESPGSGEQLCGLIRLTWLYRKFHQLPENPTINDIAFSTRAYLLYLVGSTLFPDTMRGFVSPRYLPLLGDFRKIHEYAWGAAALAHLYRGLSVAVTPNATTQFLGSATLLMAWIYEYIPLTQPQQKNQNTLLPRACRWNFGGTTRGQRKKVMEWRKDFEQLQLSDVNWNPYKDINPAIVPGYCIAADNICHSRTWLISFNIKEVYVPDRFNRQFGREQGRLYQVPMWARRTWSKGKDWRVEYAREIDDFHQLVGCRFIPSTGANINSLPSESIAGQSSTRCSRNASQNFSMMVEDLKNDLPVIDRYLEGQVLPVEVASFLERVSMMIKTYSPPQSNERKDEAAQSKNVRAKNPRKRARKPLVSEDPSSPQDCGVDRYAGALVPYQASKCDRVLDGTVPLLNRGEALKENEVMDPWQMSHLTAESSSSGDSSLPESRRRRCEESGAPRSNQGVRRSGRMCVQLKMLKHRDGVGAEETNPIFL comes from the exons ATGAGCTTTTCTCCTCGTGGGCCCCGCCTGCTTCATTCTTCACTTTCCcgactccgcctccgcctccgcccaaaccccAGGGAAGGGGAAAGGAGGTGCCCTAacagcctccggaggcggaggcaaGCGGCGCGTCACCTACCGCCCCTCGCCGGCGAGCAG GATAAGATGAATCCCACAGCTCATGATCAGACAACACAGCAACAAAAACCAAATGGCCGAAGAGCAGTTGGTAGCTCGCAAACCTGGACA CGGTATGGTGTTCTGCTACCAAGCCAGCAGACACGGAAGCTAAAAGAATGGATTCTAACTGATGAACAACAACAAGTAGTCAATGCTAGTGGTCTTGGACATCTTGCTCTTACGACAGGATTTACCATTGACCGTTCCTTGCTTACAGCCTTCTGTGAGAGATGGAACAACGAAACAAATACTGCACATTTCATGGGATTTGAAATGGCACCGTCTCTCCGTGACGTATCATATATTCTAGGAATCCCAGTGACTGGTCATGTGGTGACGGCAGAACCCATCGGTGATGAAGCTGTGAATCGCATGTGCTTGCATTACTTAGGAGAGAGCCCTGGAAGCGGAGAGCAACTATGTGGATTGATCAGATTAACCTGGTTGTACAGGAAATTCCATCAACTGCCAGAAAACCCCACCATCAATGACATTGCATTCAGCACCCGAGCGTACCTTCTATATTTGGTTGGCTCCACCTTATTTCCCGACACAATGAGGGGATTTGTATCCCCAAGATACCTACCACTTTTGGGGGATTTCAGGAAGATACATGAGTATGCTTGGGGGGCTGCAGCCCTTGCTCATTTGTACAGAGGATTGTCTGTTGCAGTAACACCAAATGCTACTACCCAGTTTCTCGGGAGTGCAACTTTGCTCATG GCTTGGATTTACGAGTATATTCCTTTGACTCAACCCCAACAAAAGAATCAGAACACGTTGCTGCCCCGGGCATGCCGATGGAACTTTGGAGGAACAACACGTGGGCAGAGAAAGAAAGTTATGGAATGGAGAAAGGATTTCGAGCAGCTTCAGTTGTCCGAT GTCAACTGGAATCCTTACAAGGACATAAATCCAGCGATTGTTCCAGGATATTGCATCGCAGCAGATAACATTTGCCACTCTCGGACATGGCTAATCAGCTTTAACATAAAAGAGGTGTATGTACCTGACCGGTTCAATAGGCAGTTTGGGAGGGAGCAAGGTCGCCTCTATCAGGTGCCAATGTGGGCAAGAAGAACTTGGAGTAAAGGGAAAGACTGGAGGGTTGAGTATGCTCGTGAGATTGATGACTTCCATCAATTGGTTGGTTGTCGTTTTATCCCTTCTACGGGAGCTAATATAAACTCCCTCCCGAGTGAGTCTATAGCTGGACAGAGCAGTACCAGATGCAGCCGGAATGCATCTCAAAACTTCTCTATGATG GTGGAAGATTTAAAGAATGATCTCCCGGTAATTGATCGTTATCTGGAGGGACAGGTACTCCCCGTGGAGGTTGCAAGCTTCCTAGAGAGGGTGAGCATGATGATCAAAACTTATTCCCCACCGCAGAGCAATGAAAGGAAAGATGAAGCAGCTCAGAGCAAGAATGTGAGAGCAAAGAATCCAAGAAAGAGGGCGAGGAAACCTTTGGTCTCTGAAGATCCTTCAAGCCCTCAGGACTGCGGGGTAGACCGGTATGCAGGTGCGCTGGTGCCTTATCAGGCTAGCAAGTGTGACAGGGTGTTGGATGGCACCGTGCCTCTGCTAAACAGAGGGGAAGCGTTGAAGGAAAATGAGGTGATGGATCCCTGGCAAATGTCGCATTTGACAGCAGAGTCGTCTTCGTCTGGAGACTCGAGCTTGCCGGAATCAAGGAGGCGGAGGTGTGAGGAATCCGGAGCCCCGAGGAGCAACCAGGGCGTCCGAAGGAGTGGAAGGATGTGCGTGCAGCTCAAAATGTTGAAGCACAGGGACGGGGTTGGGGCCGAGGAGACCAACCCGATCTTCCTCTGA
- the LOC123044719 gene encoding protein MAIN-LIKE 1 isoform X3 has translation MIWCQLLYLDHLLQKDKMNPTAHDQTTQQQKPNGRRAVGSSQTWTRYGVLLPSQQTRKLKEWILTDEQQQVVNASGLGHLALTTGFTIDRSLLTAFCERWNNETNTAHFMGFEMAPSLRDVSYILGIPVTGHVVTAEPIGDEAVNRMCLHYLGESPGSGEQLCGLIRLTWLYRKFHQLPENPTINDIAFSTRAYLLYLVGSTLFPDTMRGFVSPRYLPLLGDFRKIHEYAWGAAALAHLYRGLSVAVTPNATTQFLGSATLLMAWIYEYIPLTQPQQKNQNTLLPRACRWNFGGTTRGQRKKVMEWRKDFEQLQLSDVNWNPYKDINPAIVPGYCIAADNICHSRTWLISFNIKEVYVPDRFNRQFGREQGRLYQVPMWARRTWSKGKDWRVEYAREIDDFHQLVGCRFIPSTGANINSLPSESIAGQSSTRCSRNASQNFSMMVEDLKNDLPVIDRYLEGQVLPVEVASFLERVSMMIKTYSPPQSNERKDEAAQSKNVRAKNPRKRARKPLVSEDPSSPQDCGVDRYAGALVPYQASKCDRVLDGTVPLLNRGEALKENEVMDPWQMSHLTAESSSSGDSSLPESRRRRCEESGAPRSNQGVRRSGRMCVQLKMLKHRDGVGAEETNPIFL, from the exons ATGATTTGGTGCCAACTCTTGTACCTGGATCATTTACTACAAAAG GATAAGATGAATCCCACAGCTCATGATCAGACAACACAGCAACAAAAACCAAATGGCCGAAGAGCAGTTGGTAGCTCGCAAACCTGGACA CGGTATGGTGTTCTGCTACCAAGCCAGCAGACACGGAAGCTAAAAGAATGGATTCTAACTGATGAACAACAACAAGTAGTCAATGCTAGTGGTCTTGGACATCTTGCTCTTACGACAGGATTTACCATTGACCGTTCCTTGCTTACAGCCTTCTGTGAGAGATGGAACAACGAAACAAATACTGCACATTTCATGGGATTTGAAATGGCACCGTCTCTCCGTGACGTATCATATATTCTAGGAATCCCAGTGACTGGTCATGTGGTGACGGCAGAACCCATCGGTGATGAAGCTGTGAATCGCATGTGCTTGCATTACTTAGGAGAGAGCCCTGGAAGCGGAGAGCAACTATGTGGATTGATCAGATTAACCTGGTTGTACAGGAAATTCCATCAACTGCCAGAAAACCCCACCATCAATGACATTGCATTCAGCACCCGAGCGTACCTTCTATATTTGGTTGGCTCCACCTTATTTCCCGACACAATGAGGGGATTTGTATCCCCAAGATACCTACCACTTTTGGGGGATTTCAGGAAGATACATGAGTATGCTTGGGGGGCTGCAGCCCTTGCTCATTTGTACAGAGGATTGTCTGTTGCAGTAACACCAAATGCTACTACCCAGTTTCTCGGGAGTGCAACTTTGCTCATG GCTTGGATTTACGAGTATATTCCTTTGACTCAACCCCAACAAAAGAATCAGAACACGTTGCTGCCCCGGGCATGCCGATGGAACTTTGGAGGAACAACACGTGGGCAGAGAAAGAAAGTTATGGAATGGAGAAAGGATTTCGAGCAGCTTCAGTTGTCCGAT GTCAACTGGAATCCTTACAAGGACATAAATCCAGCGATTGTTCCAGGATATTGCATCGCAGCAGATAACATTTGCCACTCTCGGACATGGCTAATCAGCTTTAACATAAAAGAGGTGTATGTACCTGACCGGTTCAATAGGCAGTTTGGGAGGGAGCAAGGTCGCCTCTATCAGGTGCCAATGTGGGCAAGAAGAACTTGGAGTAAAGGGAAAGACTGGAGGGTTGAGTATGCTCGTGAGATTGATGACTTCCATCAATTGGTTGGTTGTCGTTTTATCCCTTCTACGGGAGCTAATATAAACTCCCTCCCGAGTGAGTCTATAGCTGGACAGAGCAGTACCAGATGCAGCCGGAATGCATCTCAAAACTTCTCTATGATG GTGGAAGATTTAAAGAATGATCTCCCGGTAATTGATCGTTATCTGGAGGGACAGGTACTCCCCGTGGAGGTTGCAAGCTTCCTAGAGAGGGTGAGCATGATGATCAAAACTTATTCCCCACCGCAGAGCAATGAAAGGAAAGATGAAGCAGCTCAGAGCAAGAATGTGAGAGCAAAGAATCCAAGAAAGAGGGCGAGGAAACCTTTGGTCTCTGAAGATCCTTCAAGCCCTCAGGACTGCGGGGTAGACCGGTATGCAGGTGCGCTGGTGCCTTATCAGGCTAGCAAGTGTGACAGGGTGTTGGATGGCACCGTGCCTCTGCTAAACAGAGGGGAAGCGTTGAAGGAAAATGAGGTGATGGATCCCTGGCAAATGTCGCATTTGACAGCAGAGTCGTCTTCGTCTGGAGACTCGAGCTTGCCGGAATCAAGGAGGCGGAGGTGTGAGGAATCCGGAGCCCCGAGGAGCAACCAGGGCGTCCGAAGGAGTGGAAGGATGTGCGTGCAGCTCAAAATGTTGAAGCACAGGGACGGGGTTGGGGCCGAGGAGACCAACCCGATCTTCCTCTGA
- the LOC123044719 gene encoding protein MAIN-LIKE 1 isoform X4, producing the protein MNPTAHDQTTQQQKPNGRRAVGSSQTWTRYGVLLPSQQTRKLKEWILTDEQQQVVNASGLGHLALTTGFTIDRSLLTAFCERWNNETNTAHFMGFEMAPSLRDVSYILGIPVTGHVVTAEPIGDEAVNRMCLHYLGESPGSGEQLCGLIRLTWLYRKFHQLPENPTINDIAFSTRAYLLYLVGSTLFPDTMRGFVSPRYLPLLGDFRKIHEYAWGAAALAHLYRGLSVAVTPNATTQFLGSATLLMAWIYEYIPLTQPQQKNQNTLLPRACRWNFGGTTRGQRKKVMEWRKDFEQLQLSDVNWNPYKDINPAIVPGYCIAADNICHSRTWLISFNIKEVYVPDRFNRQFGREQGRLYQVPMWARRTWSKGKDWRVEYAREIDDFHQLVGCRFIPSTGANINSLPSESIAGQSSTRCSRNASQNFSMMVEDLKNDLPVIDRYLEGQVLPVEVASFLERVSMMIKTYSPPQSNERKDEAAQSKNVRAKNPRKRARKPLVSEDPSSPQDCGVDRYAGALVPYQASKCDRVLDGTVPLLNRGEALKENEVMDPWQMSHLTAESSSSGDSSLPESRRRRCEESGAPRSNQGVRRSGRMCVQLKMLKHRDGVGAEETNPIFL; encoded by the exons ATGAATCCCACAGCTCATGATCAGACAACACAGCAACAAAAACCAAATGGCCGAAGAGCAGTTGGTAGCTCGCAAACCTGGACA CGGTATGGTGTTCTGCTACCAAGCCAGCAGACACGGAAGCTAAAAGAATGGATTCTAACTGATGAACAACAACAAGTAGTCAATGCTAGTGGTCTTGGACATCTTGCTCTTACGACAGGATTTACCATTGACCGTTCCTTGCTTACAGCCTTCTGTGAGAGATGGAACAACGAAACAAATACTGCACATTTCATGGGATTTGAAATGGCACCGTCTCTCCGTGACGTATCATATATTCTAGGAATCCCAGTGACTGGTCATGTGGTGACGGCAGAACCCATCGGTGATGAAGCTGTGAATCGCATGTGCTTGCATTACTTAGGAGAGAGCCCTGGAAGCGGAGAGCAACTATGTGGATTGATCAGATTAACCTGGTTGTACAGGAAATTCCATCAACTGCCAGAAAACCCCACCATCAATGACATTGCATTCAGCACCCGAGCGTACCTTCTATATTTGGTTGGCTCCACCTTATTTCCCGACACAATGAGGGGATTTGTATCCCCAAGATACCTACCACTTTTGGGGGATTTCAGGAAGATACATGAGTATGCTTGGGGGGCTGCAGCCCTTGCTCATTTGTACAGAGGATTGTCTGTTGCAGTAACACCAAATGCTACTACCCAGTTTCTCGGGAGTGCAACTTTGCTCATG GCTTGGATTTACGAGTATATTCCTTTGACTCAACCCCAACAAAAGAATCAGAACACGTTGCTGCCCCGGGCATGCCGATGGAACTTTGGAGGAACAACACGTGGGCAGAGAAAGAAAGTTATGGAATGGAGAAAGGATTTCGAGCAGCTTCAGTTGTCCGAT GTCAACTGGAATCCTTACAAGGACATAAATCCAGCGATTGTTCCAGGATATTGCATCGCAGCAGATAACATTTGCCACTCTCGGACATGGCTAATCAGCTTTAACATAAAAGAGGTGTATGTACCTGACCGGTTCAATAGGCAGTTTGGGAGGGAGCAAGGTCGCCTCTATCAGGTGCCAATGTGGGCAAGAAGAACTTGGAGTAAAGGGAAAGACTGGAGGGTTGAGTATGCTCGTGAGATTGATGACTTCCATCAATTGGTTGGTTGTCGTTTTATCCCTTCTACGGGAGCTAATATAAACTCCCTCCCGAGTGAGTCTATAGCTGGACAGAGCAGTACCAGATGCAGCCGGAATGCATCTCAAAACTTCTCTATGATG GTGGAAGATTTAAAGAATGATCTCCCGGTAATTGATCGTTATCTGGAGGGACAGGTACTCCCCGTGGAGGTTGCAAGCTTCCTAGAGAGGGTGAGCATGATGATCAAAACTTATTCCCCACCGCAGAGCAATGAAAGGAAAGATGAAGCAGCTCAGAGCAAGAATGTGAGAGCAAAGAATCCAAGAAAGAGGGCGAGGAAACCTTTGGTCTCTGAAGATCCTTCAAGCCCTCAGGACTGCGGGGTAGACCGGTATGCAGGTGCGCTGGTGCCTTATCAGGCTAGCAAGTGTGACAGGGTGTTGGATGGCACCGTGCCTCTGCTAAACAGAGGGGAAGCGTTGAAGGAAAATGAGGTGATGGATCCCTGGCAAATGTCGCATTTGACAGCAGAGTCGTCTTCGTCTGGAGACTCGAGCTTGCCGGAATCAAGGAGGCGGAGGTGTGAGGAATCCGGAGCCCCGAGGAGCAACCAGGGCGTCCGAAGGAGTGGAAGGATGTGCGTGCAGCTCAAAATGTTGAAGCACAGGGACGGGGTTGGGGCCGAGGAGACCAACCCGATCTTCCTCTGA
- the LOC123044719 gene encoding protein MAIN-LIKE 1 isoform X2: MLISASALEDSVLRLGQDLHDKMNPTAHDQTTQQQKPNGRRAVGSSQTWTRYGVLLPSQQTRKLKEWILTDEQQQVVNASGLGHLALTTGFTIDRSLLTAFCERWNNETNTAHFMGFEMAPSLRDVSYILGIPVTGHVVTAEPIGDEAVNRMCLHYLGESPGSGEQLCGLIRLTWLYRKFHQLPENPTINDIAFSTRAYLLYLVGSTLFPDTMRGFVSPRYLPLLGDFRKIHEYAWGAAALAHLYRGLSVAVTPNATTQFLGSATLLMAWIYEYIPLTQPQQKNQNTLLPRACRWNFGGTTRGQRKKVMEWRKDFEQLQLSDVNWNPYKDINPAIVPGYCIAADNICHSRTWLISFNIKEVYVPDRFNRQFGREQGRLYQVPMWARRTWSKGKDWRVEYAREIDDFHQLVGCRFIPSTGANINSLPSESIAGQSSTRCSRNASQNFSMMVEDLKNDLPVIDRYLEGQVLPVEVASFLERVSMMIKTYSPPQSNERKDEAAQSKNVRAKNPRKRARKPLVSEDPSSPQDCGVDRYAGALVPYQASKCDRVLDGTVPLLNRGEALKENEVMDPWQMSHLTAESSSSGDSSLPESRRRRCEESGAPRSNQGVRRSGRMCVQLKMLKHRDGVGAEETNPIFL, translated from the exons ATGCTGATATCTGCTAGCGCCTTGGAGGATAGCGTTCTACGTTTAGGGCAAGATCTGCAT GATAAGATGAATCCCACAGCTCATGATCAGACAACACAGCAACAAAAACCAAATGGCCGAAGAGCAGTTGGTAGCTCGCAAACCTGGACA CGGTATGGTGTTCTGCTACCAAGCCAGCAGACACGGAAGCTAAAAGAATGGATTCTAACTGATGAACAACAACAAGTAGTCAATGCTAGTGGTCTTGGACATCTTGCTCTTACGACAGGATTTACCATTGACCGTTCCTTGCTTACAGCCTTCTGTGAGAGATGGAACAACGAAACAAATACTGCACATTTCATGGGATTTGAAATGGCACCGTCTCTCCGTGACGTATCATATATTCTAGGAATCCCAGTGACTGGTCATGTGGTGACGGCAGAACCCATCGGTGATGAAGCTGTGAATCGCATGTGCTTGCATTACTTAGGAGAGAGCCCTGGAAGCGGAGAGCAACTATGTGGATTGATCAGATTAACCTGGTTGTACAGGAAATTCCATCAACTGCCAGAAAACCCCACCATCAATGACATTGCATTCAGCACCCGAGCGTACCTTCTATATTTGGTTGGCTCCACCTTATTTCCCGACACAATGAGGGGATTTGTATCCCCAAGATACCTACCACTTTTGGGGGATTTCAGGAAGATACATGAGTATGCTTGGGGGGCTGCAGCCCTTGCTCATTTGTACAGAGGATTGTCTGTTGCAGTAACACCAAATGCTACTACCCAGTTTCTCGGGAGTGCAACTTTGCTCATG GCTTGGATTTACGAGTATATTCCTTTGACTCAACCCCAACAAAAGAATCAGAACACGTTGCTGCCCCGGGCATGCCGATGGAACTTTGGAGGAACAACACGTGGGCAGAGAAAGAAAGTTATGGAATGGAGAAAGGATTTCGAGCAGCTTCAGTTGTCCGAT GTCAACTGGAATCCTTACAAGGACATAAATCCAGCGATTGTTCCAGGATATTGCATCGCAGCAGATAACATTTGCCACTCTCGGACATGGCTAATCAGCTTTAACATAAAAGAGGTGTATGTACCTGACCGGTTCAATAGGCAGTTTGGGAGGGAGCAAGGTCGCCTCTATCAGGTGCCAATGTGGGCAAGAAGAACTTGGAGTAAAGGGAAAGACTGGAGGGTTGAGTATGCTCGTGAGATTGATGACTTCCATCAATTGGTTGGTTGTCGTTTTATCCCTTCTACGGGAGCTAATATAAACTCCCTCCCGAGTGAGTCTATAGCTGGACAGAGCAGTACCAGATGCAGCCGGAATGCATCTCAAAACTTCTCTATGATG GTGGAAGATTTAAAGAATGATCTCCCGGTAATTGATCGTTATCTGGAGGGACAGGTACTCCCCGTGGAGGTTGCAAGCTTCCTAGAGAGGGTGAGCATGATGATCAAAACTTATTCCCCACCGCAGAGCAATGAAAGGAAAGATGAAGCAGCTCAGAGCAAGAATGTGAGAGCAAAGAATCCAAGAAAGAGGGCGAGGAAACCTTTGGTCTCTGAAGATCCTTCAAGCCCTCAGGACTGCGGGGTAGACCGGTATGCAGGTGCGCTGGTGCCTTATCAGGCTAGCAAGTGTGACAGGGTGTTGGATGGCACCGTGCCTCTGCTAAACAGAGGGGAAGCGTTGAAGGAAAATGAGGTGATGGATCCCTGGCAAATGTCGCATTTGACAGCAGAGTCGTCTTCGTCTGGAGACTCGAGCTTGCCGGAATCAAGGAGGCGGAGGTGTGAGGAATCCGGAGCCCCGAGGAGCAACCAGGGCGTCCGAAGGAGTGGAAGGATGTGCGTGCAGCTCAAAATGTTGAAGCACAGGGACGGGGTTGGGGCCGAGGAGACCAACCCGATCTTCCTCTGA